From a region of the Alphaproteobacteria bacterium genome:
- the plsX gene encoding phosphate acyltransferase PlsX, with product MIKNIVIALDAMGGDDAPDIVVNGAELAFKRNKNLSFRFYGDEKQINKLLDDCPAIKPVSTVIHSDMAISNDEKPSVALRTGKNSSMRMAIDAVANGEASCVVSAGNTGALMAMAKIGMRLVPGIDRPAIATVMPSMKGLFVMLDLGANTVCTAQHLVEFALMGVLYSKTVLGIKKPSYGLLNIGTEETKGLDVIKEAAQILKENKLPGEYVGFVEGDGIHRGDADVIVCDGFIGNISLKTAEGTAKLIVSWVKQAFSSSLLAKIGYVFMRPALSRLKNLADPRRYNGAMFLGLKGICVKSHGGTDAFGFSNAIDVAAQLVKRDYNAKIQQEVEAHRDLLQQKVAS from the coding sequence TTGATTAAAAATATCGTAATTGCTTTAGATGCAATGGGTGGAGATGATGCGCCTGACATCGTTGTAAACGGTGCAGAACTTGCATTTAAACGCAATAAAAACTTATCTTTCCGTTTTTATGGCGATGAAAAACAGATCAACAAGCTTCTTGATGATTGCCCAGCTATCAAGCCTGTGTCAACTGTCATTCATTCTGATATGGCAATCTCCAATGATGAAAAACCATCTGTGGCCCTCAGAACAGGTAAGAATTCAAGCATGCGCATGGCGATTGATGCCGTTGCAAATGGAGAAGCATCTTGCGTTGTTTCCGCCGGAAACACTGGTGCATTGATGGCTATGGCTAAAATTGGCATGAGACTGGTCCCTGGGATTGATCGTCCAGCAATTGCAACTGTGATGCCTTCAATGAAAGGGCTTTTTGTGATGCTCGATCTAGGAGCAAATACAGTATGCACAGCACAGCACCTTGTTGAGTTTGCACTGATGGGCGTTCTCTATTCAAAAACAGTTCTAGGCATTAAAAAACCAAGCTATGGCCTTCTGAACATTGGGACAGAAGAAACCAAAGGACTTGATGTGATTAAAGAAGCAGCGCAGATCCTGAAGGAAAATAAGTTGCCAGGAGAGTATGTTGGCTTTGTAGAAGGTGATGGCATTCACCGTGGTGATGCTGATGTCATTGTTTGTGATGGCTTTATTGGCAATATCTCATTAAAAACAGCTGAAGGCACAGCAAAACTGATCGTATCTTGGGTAAAACAAGCATTCTCAAGTTCACTTTTGGCAAAAATTGGTTATGTTTTCATGCGTCCTGCTTTAAGCCGCTTGAAAAATCTGGCTGATCCACGTCGATATAATGGCGCAATGTTCTTAGGTCTTAAAGGGATTTGTGTGAAAAGCCATGGCGGTACAGATGCATTTGGTTTTTCGAACGCAATTGATGTCGCTGCTCAATTGGTGAAGCGTGACTATAATGCCAAAATTCAACAAGAAGTTGAAGCACATAGAGATCTTTTACAGCAAAAAGTGGCTTCTTAA